The Hymenobacter oligotrophus genome segment GGCATTTCTACGGCGTTCATTGGATACAAACTTTACTATCCGGAAAAGCGGTAGAGATGCTTCGGCAAGCTCAGCATGACGCCCTAAGTTAAGGTTGACCAACGAAGCACGACGCGGTAATTTGCAAAGTCAAACGCGCTTGCTAGGTTGCTTGTTCGGCCGCACCGCGCAGAATAAGTGCAAATACGGCGTAGTTGAGCATGTCGCGGTAGTTGGCCTCCACGCCTTCCGAAGCCAGCGTGCGGCCCTGCAAATCCTCGATTTGCTTGGTGCGGTGCAGCTTCATCAGGATGATGTCGGTGATGCTCGACACGCGCATTTGGCGCCACGCCTCGCCGTAATCGTGGTTTTTCGCGAACAGCAAGCGGCGGTTGTCGGCCACCTCCTGCTCGTATGCATCGGCCACAAAAGCCGGCTCCAGCTCCAGCGGCGCATCGGCGGGCAGGCGCAGTTGCATCAGGGCAATAACGCAGTAATTGATGATGGCCACAAACTCATCATCGATAGGCTCTTGCACCAGCTGCGTACCCTTTTCCTGAATGGAGCGGATGCGTTGCGCTTTGATGAAAATCTGATCGGTGATGCTGGGCAAACGCAAGATGCGCCACGCCGTGCCGTAGTCGTGGGTCTTGGCCAGAAACAGCGCCCGGCACCGCTCGATGATGCGGTCGTATTGGAGCTGGGTTTGGTCGTTCAACGTGAAAAGGCTATTTTTAGAACAGAGCGGAGGTATCGGGGCCAAGGTCTTAGAACTTTCTTTGCAGGGCTAATGGCGTTGCGCGCGGCAACGCTTTGTTGGTTTCTGCCGAAGCCTAACCCCTATTACCTAACGCCTAAGCCCTAACAGCCATGCAGGCCCTGGTTGCGCAAGATACGCTATTTCGGGTGAGGCAGACGCTGCGCTGCCCCGGCGGCCGCGTGCTCGATTTGAGCCGCCCGCAGGTCATGGGCATCCTCAACGTTACGCCCGATTCGTTTTTTGTGGGCAGCCGCCTGCAGGCCGAAACCGAGCTGCTGCAACGCGCCGAGCACATGCTGCAGGCCGGCGCCAACGTGCTCGACCTAGGCGGTTACTCCTCGCGCCCCGGCGCCGAGGATATACCTGTTGATGAGGAGCTTGCCCGCCTGCTGCCGGCCGTGGAAGCCGTGCGGCGCAACTTCCCGGAGGCTTTCGTGTCGGTCGATACGTTTCGGGCCCGCGTGGCCGAGTTGGCCGTGCAAGCCGGCGCCGACATTATCAACGACATCGGCGGCGGGTTGCTCGACGAGGCAATGTTCGAAACGGTGGCGCGTTTGCAGGTGCCCTACATCCTGATGCACATGCGCGGCACGCCGCAAACCATGACGCAGCTTACCCACTACGATACCGACCTGGTGCAGGAGCTGGTGCGCTACTTCCGCGACCGGGTAGCGGCCCTGCGCGCCCTGTGGCCCGATGCCGACGTGGTGCTCGATCCTGGCTTTGGCTTTGCCAAAACGCCGCAACAAGGCTACGAGCTGCTCCGCCGCTTGCCCGAGCTGCGCAACATATTGGACATGCCGCTGTTGATAGGACTATCCCGCAAAAGCCTCGTCTGGAAGCCCCTAGGTCTGACGCCCGAGGCAGCCTTGCCAGGCACGCTGGTGCTCAACACCTTGGCCCTGATGGGCGGCGCCAACCTGCTGCGCGTGCACGACGTAGCGGAAGCTGTGCAGCTGGTGCGTTTGGTTCAAAATACTTTAAGCTCTTAATCCCGTGTTTCCTCCCGTCTCCATCGGCTTCCTGCGCATCGGCTGGATCGACGTCGTGGACGTGCTGCTGGTTACGGTGCTGTTTTACCAGATTTACAAGCTGCTTACCGGCTCGGTAGCGCTACGTATTTTCCTGGGTTTCCTGTCGATTTACCTGCTTTACCTGGTGGTGAAGGCCGCCGGTATGGAGCTGCTAACCACCATCCTAGGTCAGTTTATGAGCGTGGGCGTGCTGGCAGGCATCATTCTGTTTCAGCAAGAAATCCGACGCTTTCTGCTCAATATCGGCAAGGCCACCAGCCTCGAGCGGGTGCGCATGTTTTCGTGGCGCCGCGAGCAGCAGCAACAGCGCATGAGCGTAACGCCCTTTGTGGAAGCCGCCAAAAGCCTGGCCGGCAAAAACACCGGCGCGCTTATCGCCTTCCAGCAGGCTTCGGACCTGAAGTTTTACGCCGAAAGCGGCGACCTGCTCGATGCCGCCGTGAGCAAGCGCTTGCTCCTGAGCATCTTCAACAAAACCTCACCGTTGCACGACGGTGCCGTTATCGTGGCCGACGGCCGCATCAAAGCGGCCCGCTGCATCCTGCCCGTCAGCGAAAACCCCGACGTGCCCGCCTCCATGGGCCTGCGCCACCGCGCCGCCATTGGCCTTTCGGAAGTAACCGACTCGGTGGTGCTGGTAGTGAGCGAAGAAACCGGGCAAATGTCCATTGTGCGCGGCGGCGAGGTGTACCGCAACCTCTCGGGCCAGGATTTACGCGCCAAACTCAACGAATTCTTGTTCGATGCCATGCCTCGCACGGGCGCCGGTACTGCTCCGGCCCGCTCGGCAGCGGAGGTAGCGGCCTAAAACCTTGTTGACCCTTCGTAAAAGAACTAAACGGTGGAGTAAGTGGCGGTTGCTGCTCGTTGCTTCGCCCGCCGCGCGCGTTTGGCTTCCTGCCATTGGTGCACATCAACTCCTCTGATTACCAGCCAAGCGGCGAAAGCTGACTCGCCCAGGAACGGCGGCAACATGATAAACGGAAAAAGGCTGTTGGCAAGCTCCGGCGCCAAAATCAGCAGCAAGCTGTTGGCGATGTAGCACACGCCCGCGGCTTGCATCATGCCCCCGAGCAGCCGCGGCAGGTAGCCCGAGCGCCTGATCAGGTACCCCTCGAGCAGGCAGGTAAAGCCGAAAAAGATCAGCCCGATGCCAAAGCCGTAGCCGTGGGCCTGAATAAACACATACGCCAGAGCCTCGCGTTGCGCCGGCTCCAGGGGCCCTAGGTAGGCGCTCTTGCTCAGCAAAAACAAGGGCACAAGCAGGTTTAGCTTGTTGAGCGCCAGCACTGCCGTTTGCACCACGTTAAACAACAGCGCCATCAGGGCCAGTTTTTTGCTTACGGGCCTGAGCAGCGTGTACAACATCAGCATCACCAACACATCGAGCACGTGCATTAGCAAGTCGCCGGCAATGCCTGCCCGCCACAACTGCGGAGCGGCGGCAATGCGCTGCGCCGTGGCGGCAGCGTCGCCCGGCACCACCAGGGTGTTTCGCACGAACATTTCGCCGAGTAGCCCGGCTAGGATAATGATGAGATAAGCAATGCCGGCCACCCGGGCGTACTTGTTAGGTGATGCGCCGATTGTGGTAGCCAGCATAATTAGGGGGTTAGGTTATACTAAACATATGAATTTTTTAATATAGATAAGATCAAAATCACTGCGCCCCGCTGGTAAGCCAGCGGGGCGCAATGGTTAGGCAATGTGCTTTGGGTGCTTACGGCGTATTCTGCACCACTTGGCCGGCCTCGGGTTGCGCGGCCGAGCGGTCCTTCAGCGTGCCCAGCTCGCGGCCTACCTCGATAAAGGCGTTAATGGCCTTGTCGAGATGCGCGCGGGTGTGGGCGGCGGAGAGCTGCACCCGAATGCGGGCCTGCCCTTTCGGCACCACAGGGTAGTAGAAACCCACTACGTAAATGCCCTTTTCGAGCATTTTGGCAGCGAATTCCTGCGCCAGTTTGGCATCGTAAAGCATTACGGGCACGATGGGGTGCTCACCGGGCTTGATGTCGAAGCCGGCGGCGGTCATTTGCTCGCGGAAGTACTTGGTGTTTTCCTCCAGTTGGTCGCGCAGCTGGGTGCTTTCGGTCAGCAGATCGAGCACCCGGATGCTGGCCCCCACGATGGCCGGCGCCAGCGTGTTCGAGAACAGGTACGGGCGGCTGCGCTGGCGCAGCATATCGATGATTTCTTTGCGGCCCGAGGTGAAACCGCCCATGGCGCCACCTAGGGCTTTGCCCAGCGTGCCGGTGATGATATCGACGCGGCCCATGACGTTGCGGTGCTCGTGGGTGCCGCGGCCGGTTTTGCCGAGGAAACCCATCGAGTGGCACTCGTCGATCATCACCAAAGCCTGGTACTTATCGGCCAGGTCGCAGATTTCATCGAGGCGGGCAATGGTGCCGTCCATTGAGAACGAGCCGTCCGTAACGATGATGCGGTGGCGGGTGCCTTTGGCCACGGCGTCCTGGAGTTGCTTCTCCAGGTCGGCCATGTCGTTGTGGTTGTAGCGGTAGCGCTGGGCTTTGCACAGGCGCACGCCATCGATGATGGAGGCGTGGTTGAGCGCGTCGCTGATGATGGCGTCCTGCTCGTTGAAGAGCGGCTCGAACACCCCGCCGTTGGCGTCGAAAGCGGCGGCGTACAAGATGGTGTCTTCGGTGCCCAGAAACTCGGCAATTTTGCGCTCCAGCTCCTTGTGAATGTCCTGCGTGCCGCAAATAAAGCGCACCGACGACATGCCGTAGCCGTGCGTATCGATGGCTTCTTTGGCGGCCTTGATCACCTCGGGGTGCGACGACAGCCCTAGGTAGTTGTTGGCGCAAAAGTTCAGCACCTCGCCCGCCTCGTTGGTCTCGATTTCGGCGCCTTGCGGCGAGGTAATGATGCGCTCTTTCTTGTAAAGACCGGCTTCTTTAATCTCGGCCAGCTGCTGCTGGAGGTCGGGCTGAAGGGTGGTGTACATGCGGTGAGAACTTGGGAACGATACGAAGGTACGGCCTGCGCCCCCGAAGGTGTCGGCCTAACCCAAAGCTACAACCTGTTGCCAACAACACCTAGGCGGGCACCTGCGAGCGGCCGTATAACCAGCCCCGGGCGCCTAGGCCAGGCCACAGCACCCAGGCCCAGGGTAACTGCGCGGGCTGCAACCGCCGAGGCCCCCGAAGTTGGTATCTTTGCGCAATGGCCTGCGGGCTTTTTTGGCTGATCTGCTTTTCCCCACCCGTTTTCCTTCTTACGCATGAGCACAACCGGCACAGGCGACACAATTCTGGTAATTGGCGCCGGCGGACAACTGGGTTTCGAACTCACCCACGAGCTGCGCCAGCTTTACGGCGCCTCCAACGTAGTAGCCGCCGACGTGCGCCTGCCCAAACACCCCGAGCTGGCCGACGCCGGCCCGTTTGTGCAGCTCGACGTGCTCGATAAGGCGGGCCTGGGCGCGGTAATGCAGCGCTACAAGCCCAAGCAGGTGTACCACTTGGCCGCCCTGCTCTCGGCCACGGCCGAAAAGAACCCCAAATTTGGCTGGGAGCTGAACATGGATGGCCTGTTCAACGTGCTCGACGCCGCCGTGGAGCACGGCACCGGCCGCATCTACTGGCCCTCAAGCATTGCCGTGTTCGGCCCCAACACCCCCCGCGACAACACCCCGCAATACACCGTAATGGACCCCGGCACCATCTACGGCATCAGCAAGCAAGCCGGCGAGCTGTGGCTCGACTGGTACTACCGCAAGCACGGCCTCGATGTGCGCAGCCTGCGCTACCCCGGCCTCATCGGCTACAAGAGCCTGCCCGGTGGCGGCACCACCGACTACGCCGTGGATATTTATCACCACGCCGTGCACGGCCTCCCCTACCAGTGCTTTTTGCAGGAAGACACCTACCTGCCGATGATGTACATGCCCGATGCGCTGAAGGCCACGCTGGATTTGATGCACGCCCCCGCCGAGCAAATCAAAATCCGGACGTCCTACAACCTAGGGGCCATGAGCTTCTCGCCGCGCGAAATCACGCAGAGCATTCAGCAGCACATACCCGACTTCGAGGTAACGTACCAGCCCGACTCGCGCCAGCAAATTGCCGACTCCTGGCCCAAGAGCATCGACGACTCGCGCGCCCGCCAGGATTGGGGCTGGACGCCCCAGTTCGACCTAGGTGCCATGACGGCCGACATGCTCAAGCACCTGCAGGAGGAGCCGCAGTACCTCGCTCCGCTAACTGCCGAAGCTAAGTAAGAGCAGCTGTAGCGCGGCCGTAGCGCGGACTTTGTAGTCCGCGTCCCCGGATAGTATTGTTAATCGTTTAATCGATTGAGTTACTATCTGCGGGCGCGGACTACAAAGTCCGCGCTACGGCCGCGCTACTTTTTTGCCGCTCCTCTCGTACCACAGCGCAGGTAAAAACCTGCGCTGCTATGATCGTAAACTACACCTCCGAGGGCTGGCAAATCATTTACCAACAAGCCCATGCCCTGCTGGCAGCCCAGTTGCTGCACCAATGGCCTGCGTTTTTGCCGCTCGAGCAATGGGTGGGCCTGCTGGCCGCCGTGGCCCAGCACGACGACGGCCAGCGCCGCTGGGACGGGCGCTACGCCATTACGCCCGCCGGCGCCCCCGCCGATTTCACCACCAAGGAGTTTTCGTTGGAGCAGGCCACCGAGGTAATGCACCAGGCGCGGTTTCAGGGGCGGTGGCGCAGCCTGCTCACCAGCCTGCACATGAGCTTTTTGTACGAAGAGCTGCGCGGCCAAAACAAGGAGACGGACGCGTTTCTGGACGAGCAGCGGCAGTGCCAGCAGCGCTGGCGGCGCGAGCTGAAGGTAGCCAAAGCCGACGCCGAACGCGCCTACGCCCTGCTGCAATGGTGCGACCGGTTTTCGCTGATTTTGTGCCGCCACGAACTACCCGAAATGGAGCGCGCCCTCGAAATCAGCCGCGGGCCCGACGGCCAGCGTTACGACGTGCGCCAGCTCGCCGCCGACGAGGCCGTAACCGTGCAGCCCTGGCCCTTTACCGCCGATGCTTTTGAGGTGGGCGTGGAGGCCTCGGTGCTCACCCAGCTGCAGTTCAAAAACGACCAGGAACTTAGCCAGGCGCTGCGCGAAGCGCCCGTGCAAACGCTGCGCTGGCAGCTGCGCCGCCACGCCTGAGCCCAACGAAAGCCCAAAGCCCACCGTAGTACCGCGCAGGGCTTTGCCCGCTTACGACGCGACCCCGACTTATGGCTACCTCCTCGTTTCAGCTATCCTCGCTGCCCGGCTTGTTCAAAGCCACCGCCACCCAGTTCATGGAGAACAACTCCTTGCGCCTGGCCGGTGCGCTGGCCTACAACGCCATTTTCTCCATTCCGCCGCTGTTGCTCATTGTTATTGCCTCGGCCGGGTACTTTTTTGGCGAAGAAGCCGTGCAGGGCAAGCTCATGCAGCAGCTCAGCGGTTTTGTGAGCCCGGAGGCCGCCAAAATCATTCAGGAGTCGATCAGCAACTTCCACGAGCAGCAAAAGGGCGGCATGGCCGCGGCCATTGGCTTGGGCACGCTCATTTTCGCGGCCACCACGTTTTTCGTAACGCTGCAAGAAAGCCTCAACAGCATCTGGAACCTGAAAGTAAAGCCCCGCAACGGCCTCTGGGAGTTTATCCACGCGCGGTTGCTCTCGTTTGGGCTGATCTTGAGCGTGGCGCTGCTGCTGCTGATTTCGTTTGTGGTTAGCGCCGTGCTGAGCTTTTTCACCGACTACCTGCAGCAACTGCTGCCGGGCGTGGCGGTGTTTTTCATTCGCCTCATCGATCTGCTGCTTTCGCTGGGCATTACCACCGCCCTGTTTGCGCTGATTTACCGCTTTCTGCCCGATGCCATCATCCGGTGGCGCGACGTGTGGACGGGCGCTTTCATCACGGCCTTGCTGTTCATCATTGGCAAGTACCTTATTACGTTCTACATCGCCACCTCCGACCCCGGCTCGGCGTTCGGCGCGGCCGGCTCGCTTATCGTGCTGCTCGTCTGGATTTACTACTCCTCGCTCATCATCTTCTTCGGGGCCGAGTTCACGCAGCAGTACGCCGACTGCTACGGCCAGCACGTGCAGCCCAAGGCCCACGCCGTGCGCATTGAGGTGCGCGAGGTGCCCCCCGGCGAAACCAAGGAAGAGCAAAACACCGGCCGCCCGCACGCCGAAGGGCGTTTCCGGAGCTAGTATTTTGTCGAGCTTCGGCTGATTTGTCGTTTAAAAATCAATAGGTTTGACGCATAGTAAATTCTCTATGCGTCATTCGTTTCTATTGTTCGTTGCCTTGCTTTTGCTAGGCGCCGCGGCACCTAGCGCCCGCGCGCAAGCCCCCGCCGACACCGCCCGCCTGCTGATGCTGGGCCCTGTGGTAGGCGAGGTGGTTGATGCGCAGGAAAAAGCCACCTACGGCTTTTTTCCTTACTACTCCACCGACAACTTTGCCGAGGGCCGGCTGTACCAAGCCCTGCGCCCCGACAGCGCCGTAACCTTGCTGGCGCAGCTGCGCGACGGCACGGTGCGCCGCCGCCGCATTGGGGCCGCCGAGTTGCAGAGCATTCGGGCGGCCGTGCCCCGCCCCGCACCGGCACCGGCCGGCACGCGCCCTGCCGCGCCAACTCGCGCCGCCACCCCCGATTCGGTGGGCACCATGTACGCCGTGGAGTTGGTTACGGGCAGCTCGTTTATGGGCACGCTGCTGGCTACCCGCCCTGCCGAGCTGGAGTTTACCACCCGCGACCTAGGGCGCCTTGTGGTGCAGCGCACCAACATCCGCAACATGCAGCCGCTCACGGTAACGCAGGCCGGGCGGGGTTGGGAGCCAGTGGGCAACGGCACGCGCATCTTTTTTGCGCCCACGGCACGCATGCTGCGCAAGGGCGAAGGCTACATCCAGGACATCAACGTCTTCGTGCTCGGCGGCAACTACGGCATCACCGACAATATCTCCATCGGCGCGCTGGTGCCCGTTATTCCGGGAGCTGGGGTAAGCTTTGTGGCCCTCACGCCCAAAGTAGGCGTGCCCGTAAACGATAAGCTGAACCTGGCCGCCGGCGTGCTGTTCGCCACCGGCTTCGGCTCGAGCGGGGGTATTGCCTACGGCGCCGGAACCTACGGCACTGCCGACCAGAACGCCACCCTCGGCTTGGGCTACTTGTTTGCCGAGGGCGACATAGAAAGCAGCCCGGTGGTGCTGGTGGGCGGGGCCACGCGCATTTCGCGCCGCCTTTCGCTGCTCAACGAAACGTACTTTTACTCGGGGGGCCTAGGTGGTTTGGTAGGCCTGCGGGTGGCGGCAGCGCGCCTTAGCGGCAGCCTAGGCTTTTTGTACCTCTCCGAGCTCGGCACCATCTTTCCGGCCTACTTAGAGGCTGCCTACCGCTTCGGCAAGGTTAAGTAAGCGCGCGGCACCTAGGCCGGCGTAACTTGCGCCGATGAAACACTATCTACTTGCTCTATTATTGCTAGTGTCGGGGGCTGCCACGGCGGGCCGGGCGCTTGCGCCCGATACCTTGGCCGGCCACGCCCGCCTGGTGCGGCTGCTGTCGGCCGATGTGTGCCGCAAGCTCGAGGAGAAAAACCGCGAAAAACCGCTGGAAAAGCTCGATGCCGAAGCCAGCAAACAACTGCTTCTAACCACGCTGCTGGCCAGCGTGGGCCAGCACGCCGCGCAGTTTGGCCCCATGATAGAGCAAGCCAAGGCCACCGGCCGCTCGCCCGAAGAAACCGGCCGCCTAGTGGGCCAAGAAGTTGTGCTGAACCTGGCCCGCACCTGCCCGGTATCGTCGGGGCTGATTGCGCGCATGGGCATGGCCGAGGTAAAGGCCAAAAAGGAAATCAACGTGTCGGACCGCGAAAAGCCCACCCTGACGCTCGTAGCCAAAGATATTTGCCTGGGCCTGGAGCAGCGCAACCAAGCCCAACCCTTCGCCAAGCTCGGCAAAGACCAACGCATGCAGATGCTGCAAGAGGTGATGCAGCAGGCGTTTCTGAAAAACGCCGACGCCATGACCAAGCTTTACGGCAGCGGCGTTTTCCTCGATGCGGCCAACATGAAACCCATCGGCGAGCGAGTGGGCCTGCTCATGGCCGACACATGCCCCTCTTACCTGATGCAGCTCGGCCTCGACCACATCGACACCCAAAAGAACCCATAGAACTTAGTGCGCAGCAAAAAGAGCCGGCCCGGGGTGGTTACCCCGGGCCGGCTCTTTTTGCTGGCAGCGCCTTGGCGCACCTAGGCGGGCTGCCCCTCTTTGGTTGCCAACTGGCCGCAGGCCGCATCGATGTCCTTGCCGCGCGAGCGGCGCACGTTTACCTGCACACCGCGGTCGGCGAGGTACTTCATGAAGGGGACCAAGCGGTCTTCCTGGGCATTGAGGAAAGCGGCCGGGGCAATGGGGTTATATTCGATCAGGTTGACCTTGCACGGTATCCATTTCGTGATTTCGAGCAGGGCTTTGGCATCTTCAATCGAGTCGTTGAAGTTGTCGAACACGATGTACTCATAGGTTACCATGCGGCCCGTAACCTGGTGGTAGTGCTGCAAGGCCTCCTTCAGCACCGGCAACGAGTTCGACTCGTTGATGGGCATGATTTCGTTGCGCTTGTCGTCGGTGGGCGCGTGCAGGCTTAGGGCCAGGTTGGCCTTAAAGCCGTCGTCGGCCAGCTTTTTAATCATCTTGGAGATGCCGGCGGTGCTCACCGTCAGGCGACGGGCCGCCATACCTAGCCCCTCCTTGTTGTCGGTGATGCGCTCCACGCTCTTGAGCACGTTGGCGTAGTTGAGCAGCGGCTCACCCATGCCCATGTACACGATGTTGGTGAGCGGCTTGCCGAAATGCTCCTCGGCCTGCTGGGCAATAATGGCCACTTGGTCGAAAATCTCAGCCGTATCGAGGTTGCGCTTGCGCTCCATGTAGCCCGTGGCGCAGAACTTACACGTAAGCGAGCAGCCCACCTGCGATGAAATACAGGCCGTCATGCGGTCGTCTTTCGGGATGAGCACGCCCTCTACCAAGTGCCCATCGTGCAGCCGGAAGGCGTACTTGATGGTGCCGTCGGTGCTTTGCTGCTGCTTCTGGATCTGAACGGAGTTGATGCTGAAATGCGCATCAAGCAACTCGCGGGTGCTCAGCGAGATGTTGTTCATTTCCGAAAACGAATGCGCCACGTTGCGCCACAGCCACTCCATCACCTGCTTGGCGCGGAAAGGCTTTTCGCCGTGCTCAACAAAAAAGGCCTTGAGCTCGTCGAGGGTGAGTTTGCGGATGTCGCGTTTGGTAACGATGGGCAGCGTGATCATAGCACAAAGGTACAACCTAGCAGCCGCTTAGGTTCCCCAAATGCACCGGGTTAGCAGCAAGTGTAGTACACCACTGCTTTGCGCTGGCTGGGCAGGTAGGCTAGTTGGCGGCCATCTTCCTCGTAGAGGCTGTAGGCGAAGCCCGGCAAACCGGTTTGCTGCACTTCTTTCCACGCGGGTTGCTTGGCGTGGCGGTTGGGGGCGGTGCCGGGTTTTACGGCTGGCTCCTGAAACTGCGCCGGTGCAAAAAACCGATCAAGCCGCTCGCGCACGTACGCCTCGCGCTGGGCGGCGGTAGGGTTTTCGCCGTATTTCAGCAGGCCGTAATCAAGTAAAGCCGCTACCGGAAACTGCTCGCGCCACAGGGTATCGCCGGCGGCCGCTACAATGGAAAACTGCACCTGGCCCGTAAGCAGCGAATCGCCAACAATGCGCAGCACGAAAACGTCGTTGGCCTGCTTGGAGGAAAAGCGGTGTTCGGCGGTGGCTTCCATCAGGGCCCGGCGCGCTGGCAGCGGCGTGGTAGCCGCCGGGGGCATGCCGGGCGGCACGTCGGCCGCGGGCGTGCCACCGGTTTTGGGCGGCGTGTTGGCGGCACTGGGCGCGGTGCTTTCGCCTTGGTCGGGGTTGGCTTGGCAGGCGCACAGCAGCGCACCGGCCAGCCA includes the following:
- the folP gene encoding dihydropteroate synthase, producing the protein MQALVAQDTLFRVRQTLRCPGGRVLDLSRPQVMGILNVTPDSFFVGSRLQAETELLQRAEHMLQAGANVLDLGGYSSRPGAEDIPVDEELARLLPAVEAVRRNFPEAFVSVDTFRARVAELAVQAGADIINDIGGGLLDEAMFETVARLQVPYILMHMRGTPQTMTQLTHYDTDLVQELVRYFRDRVAALRALWPDADVVLDPGFGFAKTPQQGYELLRRLPELRNILDMPLLIGLSRKSLVWKPLGLTPEAALPGTLVLNTLALMGGANLLRVHDVAEAVQLVRLVQNTLSS
- a CDS encoding YihY/virulence factor BrkB family protein; protein product: MATSSFQLSSLPGLFKATATQFMENNSLRLAGALAYNAIFSIPPLLLIVIASAGYFFGEEAVQGKLMQQLSGFVSPEAAKIIQESISNFHEQQKGGMAAAIGLGTLIFAATTFFVTLQESLNSIWNLKVKPRNGLWEFIHARLLSFGLILSVALLLLISFVVSAVLSFFTDYLQQLLPGVAVFFIRLIDLLLSLGITTALFALIYRFLPDAIIRWRDVWTGAFITALLFIIGKYLITFYIATSDPGSAFGAAGSLIVLLVWIYYSSLIIFFGAEFTQQYADCYGQHVQPKAHAVRIEVREVPPGETKEEQNTGRPHAEGRFRS
- a CDS encoding DUF3891 family protein; translation: MIVNYTSEGWQIIYQQAHALLAAQLLHQWPAFLPLEQWVGLLAAVAQHDDGQRRWDGRYAITPAGAPADFTTKEFSLEQATEVMHQARFQGRWRSLLTSLHMSFLYEELRGQNKETDAFLDEQRQCQQRWRRELKVAKADAERAYALLQWCDRFSLILCRHELPEMERALEISRGPDGQRYDVRQLAADEAVTVQPWPFTADAFEVGVEASVLTQLQFKNDQELSQALREAPVQTLRWQLRRHA
- the cdaA gene encoding diadenylate cyclase CdaA; translation: MFPPVSIGFLRIGWIDVVDVLLVTVLFYQIYKLLTGSVALRIFLGFLSIYLLYLVVKAAGMELLTTILGQFMSVGVLAGIILFQQEIRRFLLNIGKATSLERVRMFSWRREQQQQRMSVTPFVEAAKSLAGKNTGALIAFQQASDLKFYAESGDLLDAAVSKRLLLSIFNKTSPLHDGAVIVADGRIKAARCILPVSENPDVPASMGLRHRAAIGLSEVTDSVVLVVSEETGQMSIVRGGEVYRNLSGQDLRAKLNEFLFDAMPRTGAGTAPARSAAEVAA
- a CDS encoding NAD-dependent epimerase/dehydratase family protein encodes the protein MSTTGTGDTILVIGAGGQLGFELTHELRQLYGASNVVAADVRLPKHPELADAGPFVQLDVLDKAGLGAVMQRYKPKQVYHLAALLSATAEKNPKFGWELNMDGLFNVLDAAVEHGTGRIYWPSSIAVFGPNTPRDNTPQYTVMDPGTIYGISKQAGELWLDWYYRKHGLDVRSLRYPGLIGYKSLPGGGTTDYAVDIYHHAVHGLPYQCFLQEDTYLPMMYMPDALKATLDLMHAPAEQIKIRTSYNLGAMSFSPREITQSIQQHIPDFEVTYQPDSRQQIADSWPKSIDDSRARQDWGWTPQFDLGAMTADMLKHLQEEPQYLAPLTAEAK
- the rlmN gene encoding 23S rRNA (adenine(2503)-C(2))-methyltransferase RlmN, translated to MITLPIVTKRDIRKLTLDELKAFFVEHGEKPFRAKQVMEWLWRNVAHSFSEMNNISLSTRELLDAHFSINSVQIQKQQQSTDGTIKYAFRLHDGHLVEGVLIPKDDRMTACISSQVGCSLTCKFCATGYMERKRNLDTAEIFDQVAIIAQQAEEHFGKPLTNIVYMGMGEPLLNYANVLKSVERITDNKEGLGMAARRLTVSTAGISKMIKKLADDGFKANLALSLHAPTDDKRNEIMPINESNSLPVLKEALQHYHQVTGRMVTYEYIVFDNFNDSIEDAKALLEITKWIPCKVNLIEYNPIAPAAFLNAQEDRLVPFMKYLADRGVQVNVRRSRGKDIDAACGQLATKEGQPA
- a CDS encoding DUF4386 domain-containing protein, giving the protein MLATTIGASPNKYARVAGIAYLIIILAGLLGEMFVRNTLVVPGDAAATAQRIAAAPQLWRAGIAGDLLMHVLDVLVMLMLYTLLRPVSKKLALMALLFNVVQTAVLALNKLNLLVPLFLLSKSAYLGPLEPAQREALAYVFIQAHGYGFGIGLIFFGFTCLLEGYLIRRSGYLPRLLGGMMQAAGVCYIANSLLLILAPELANSLFPFIMLPPFLGESAFAAWLVIRGVDVHQWQEAKRARRAKQRAATATYSTV
- a CDS encoding DUF1599 domain-containing protein translates to MNDQTQLQYDRIIERCRALFLAKTHDYGTAWRILRLPSITDQIFIKAQRIRSIQEKGTQLVQEPIDDEFVAIINYCVIALMQLRLPADAPLELEPAFVADAYEQEVADNRRLLFAKNHDYGEAWRQMRVSSITDIILMKLHRTKQIEDLQGRTLASEGVEANYRDMLNYAVFALILRGAAEQAT
- the kbl gene encoding glycine C-acetyltransferase, which produces MYTTLQPDLQQQLAEIKEAGLYKKERIITSPQGAEIETNEAGEVLNFCANNYLGLSSHPEVIKAAKEAIDTHGYGMSSVRFICGTQDIHKELERKIAEFLGTEDTILYAAAFDANGGVFEPLFNEQDAIISDALNHASIIDGVRLCKAQRYRYNHNDMADLEKQLQDAVAKGTRHRIIVTDGSFSMDGTIARLDEICDLADKYQALVMIDECHSMGFLGKTGRGTHEHRNVMGRVDIITGTLGKALGGAMGGFTSGRKEIIDMLRQRSRPYLFSNTLAPAIVGASIRVLDLLTESTQLRDQLEENTKYFREQMTAAGFDIKPGEHPIVPVMLYDAKLAQEFAAKMLEKGIYVVGFYYPVVPKGQARIRVQLSAAHTRAHLDKAINAFIEVGRELGTLKDRSAAQPEAGQVVQNTP